The following coding sequences lie in one Mycteria americana isolate JAX WOST 10 ecotype Jacksonville Zoo and Gardens chromosome 15, USCA_MyAme_1.0, whole genome shotgun sequence genomic window:
- the PAFAH1B1 gene encoding platelet-activating factor acetylhydrolase IB subunit beta, with the protein MVLSQRQRDELNRAIADYLRSNGYEEAYSVFKKEAELDVNEELDKKYAGLLEKKWTSVIRLQKKVMELESKLNEAKEEFTSGGPLGQKRDPKEWIPRPPEKYALSGHRSPVTRVIFHPVFSVMVSASEDATIKVWDYETGDFERTLKGHTDSVQDISFDHTGKLLASCSADMTIKLWDFQGFECIRTMHGHDHNVSSVAIMPNGDHIVSASRDKTIKMWEVQTGYCVKTFTGHREWVRMVRPNQDGTLIASCSNDQTVRVWVVATKECKAELREHEHVVECISWAPESSYSTISEATGSETKKSGKPGPFLLSGSRDKTIKMWDISTGMCLMTLVGHDNWVRGVLFHSGGKFILSCADDKTLRVWDFKNKRCMKTLNAHEHFVTSLDFHKTAPYVVTGSVDQTVKVWECR; encoded by the exons ATGGTGCTGTCACAAAGGCAACGAGATGAACT aAATCGAGCAATAGCAGATTACCTTCGTTCTAATGGCTATGAAGAGGCATATTCggtttttaaaaaggaagctgaGTTAGATGTG AATGAAGAGTTAGATAAGAAGTATGCtggacttctggaaaaaaaatggacatcCGTTATAAGATTACAAAAGAAG GTAATGGAATTAGAATCGAAGCTGAATGAAGCTAAGGAAGAATTTACATCAGGTGGACCTCTTGGTCAGAAACGAGACCCTAAAGAGTGGATTCCTCGTCCTCCAGAGAAGTATGCGTTGAGTGGACACAGGAGTCCTGTCACTCGAGTAATTTTCCATCCAGTTTTCAGTGTTATGGTCTCTGCTTCAGAGGATGCCACAATAAAG GTGTGGGATTATGAGACAGGAGACTTTGAACGAACCCTTAAGGGGCATACAGACTCTGTGCAAGATATTTCCTTTGACCACACTGGCAAACTATTGGCCTCCTGTTCTGCTGATATGACCATTAAGCTATGGGATTTCCAGGGCTTTGAGTGCATCAGAACTATGCATG gtCATGATCATAATGTTTCTTCAGTAGCCATCATGCCCAATGGAGATCATATAGTTTCTGCCTCAAGGGATAAAACTATCAAAATGTGGGAAGTCCAAACAGG TTACTGTGTGAAGACTTTCACGGGTCACAGAGAATGGGTGCGCATGGTGCGGCCTAACCAGGATGGCACCTTAATTGCCAGTTGTTCTAATGACCAGACAGTGCGTGTTTGGGTGGTAGCGACAAAGGAATGCAAAGCTGAGCTCCGAGAACATGAGCACGTGGTAGAATGCATTTCCTGGGCTCCCGAGAGCTCGTACTCCACCATATCAGAAGCTACGGGATCAGAG ACTAAGAAGAGTGGCAAGCCTGGGCCTTTTCTGCTGTCTGGATCCAGAGACAAGACCATTAAGATGTGGGACATTAGCACTGGCATGTGCCTTATGACACTT GTGGGGCATGATAACTGGGTACGTGGCGTTCTGTTCCATTCTGGGGGAAAATTTATTTTGAGCTGTGCTGATGACAAGACTCTACGTGTCTGGGACTTCAAGAACAAACGATGCATGAAAACCCTCAATGCGCACGAACACTTTGTTACCTCTTTGG ATTTCCACAAGACGGCACCGTATGTGGTTACTGGAAGTGTAGATCAAACAGTAAAAGTGTGGGAGTGCCGTTGA